In Prescottella soli, a genomic segment contains:
- the mftE gene encoding mycofactocin biosynthesis peptidyl-dipeptidase MftE, producing the protein MHLARTPWPDVSRDDLTVAVPVGSLEQHGPHLPLDTDTRIASAVAGALPGVVCAPAIEYGASGEHEGFAGTISLGSAALELLLVEYGRSACRWARRVVFVNGHGGNGPALVKAVELLRYEGRDVAWLPCAVPGADAHAGRTETSLLLHLSPGDVAMDRAEPGNTAPIAELMPQLRAGGMLAATVNGVLGDPTDSSAEEGRALFDALVERSRNAVSGWMPRPDGRLV; encoded by the coding sequence ATGCACCTCGCCCGCACCCCCTGGCCGGATGTGTCGCGCGACGACCTGACCGTGGCGGTCCCGGTCGGCTCGCTCGAGCAGCACGGTCCGCACCTGCCGCTGGACACCGACACCCGGATCGCGTCGGCGGTCGCGGGTGCCCTGCCCGGCGTGGTGTGCGCCCCGGCGATCGAGTACGGCGCGAGCGGCGAGCACGAGGGGTTCGCCGGCACGATCTCGCTCGGCAGCGCGGCGCTCGAATTGCTGCTCGTCGAGTACGGCCGGTCGGCGTGCCGGTGGGCGCGGCGGGTCGTGTTCGTCAACGGGCACGGCGGCAACGGTCCGGCACTGGTGAAGGCCGTGGAGCTGCTGCGGTACGAGGGTCGTGATGTCGCGTGGCTGCCGTGCGCGGTGCCCGGCGCCGACGCGCACGCCGGACGGACGGAAACATCCCTGCTGCTCCACCTTTCGCCCGGCGACGTCGCGATGGATCGTGCGGAGCCCGGCAACACGGCACCGATCGCGGAGCTGATGCCCCAACTGAGGGCCGGTGGGATGCTCGCGGCCACCGTGAACGGCGTCCTCGGGGACCCGACCGACTCCTCGGCCGAGGAGGGCCGGGCGTTGTTCGACGCCCTGGTCGAGCGCTCCCGGAACGCGGTGTCCGGTTGGATGCCGCGGCCGGACGGGAGGCTCGTGTGA
- the mftF gene encoding mycofactocin biosynthesis glycosyltransferase MftF (Members of this protein family, MftF, are glycosyltransferases, members of PF00535 (glycosyl transferase family 2). The encoding gene is found as part of the mycofactocin cassette, in Mycobacterium tuberculosis, many other Actinobacteria, and occasional members of other lineages. Mycofactocin itself, a putative redox carrier, is a heavily modified derivative of the C-terminal Val-Tyr dipeptide of the mycofactocin precursor MftA (TIGR03969).): MHEPRLPDGFGIRIDPKVRAYSGGRVLIGGSPMRMLKLAPAAAEMIGDGYLEVVDSQTAVVARRLLDSGIANPRPMSTPSPSDVTVVVPLRDNVDGIARLLPALRGLEVIVVDDGSTVPLVLPDLSGCTAHVTLLRHERSRGPAAARNTGFRSAKTPFVAFLDSDVVPRTGWLERMLGHFSDPAVALVAPRIVALEPEGAALARYEHTRSSLDLGRKEAAVRSGSPVSYVPSAAMLLRRDVLVETGGFDESMHVAEDVDLCWRLQEAGWRLRYEPVAHVAHDHRVSFGKWFTRKMFYGTGAAPLAARHDGMVPPVAMSKWTLMAVLAAASCTRIGLLSSLATFVVTVLRLRRTFADLDQPTRIATVLAARGFGNGAWQLASAMCRSYWPVTLLAMLVSRRVRRLVLAVAVTEGVVDWATHREPGGLGPVRHTAFKRLDDVAYGAGLWQGAIRARDLRSLEPRIGN; the protein is encoded by the coding sequence ATGCACGAGCCGCGACTGCCCGACGGGTTCGGGATCCGCATCGATCCCAAGGTGCGCGCCTACTCCGGCGGCCGGGTCCTCATCGGCGGCTCGCCCATGCGGATGCTCAAGCTGGCCCCGGCCGCGGCCGAGATGATCGGCGACGGCTACCTCGAGGTCGTGGATTCGCAGACGGCCGTCGTCGCGCGCCGGCTGCTCGACTCCGGGATCGCGAACCCGCGGCCGATGAGCACGCCGTCCCCGAGTGACGTCACGGTCGTGGTGCCGCTTCGTGACAACGTCGACGGCATCGCACGCCTCCTGCCGGCGCTCCGCGGTCTCGAGGTCATCGTCGTCGACGACGGATCGACCGTCCCGCTCGTACTGCCCGACCTGTCGGGCTGCACCGCCCACGTGACGCTCCTGCGGCACGAGCGGTCCCGCGGTCCGGCCGCCGCCCGCAACACCGGATTCCGTTCTGCGAAAACACCTTTCGTTGCCTTCCTGGACTCGGACGTGGTGCCGCGGACGGGGTGGCTCGAACGCATGCTCGGGCATTTCAGCGATCCGGCCGTGGCCCTGGTGGCGCCGCGCATCGTCGCCCTCGAACCGGAGGGCGCCGCCCTCGCCCGCTACGAGCACACGCGGTCGTCGCTCGACCTCGGCCGCAAGGAGGCCGCGGTCCGTTCGGGCAGCCCGGTGTCGTACGTGCCGAGCGCGGCGATGCTGCTCCGCCGCGACGTGCTGGTGGAGACCGGCGGATTCGACGAGTCGATGCATGTCGCCGAGGACGTCGACCTGTGCTGGCGGCTGCAGGAGGCCGGCTGGCGTCTGCGCTACGAGCCGGTCGCCCACGTCGCGCACGACCATCGCGTCTCGTTCGGCAAGTGGTTCACCCGCAAGATGTTCTACGGCACCGGGGCGGCGCCGCTCGCGGCCCGCCACGACGGCATGGTCCCGCCGGTCGCGATGTCGAAGTGGACGCTGATGGCCGTCCTCGCCGCCGCGAGCTGCACCCGGATCGGGCTCCTCTCCAGCCTCGCGACGTTCGTGGTCACGGTGCTGCGCCTGCGCCGCACGTTCGCCGACCTCGACCAGCCGACCCGGATCGCGACGGTCCTCGCCGCGCGTGGCTTCGGCAACGGGGCATGGCAGCTCGCGTCCGCCATGTGCCGGTCGTACTGGCCCGTCACCCTGCTCGCGATGCTGGTGTCCCGCCGCGTCAGGAGGCTGGTGCTGGCGGTCGCGGTCACCGAGGGCGTCGTCGACTGGGCGACGCATCGGGAACCGGGTGGACTGGGCCCGGTGCGGCACACCGCGTTCAAGCGCCTCGACGACGTCGCGTACGGCGCGGGCCTGTGGCAGGGCGCGATCCGCGCCCGGGATCTGCGGTCGCTCGAGCCGCGTATCGGTAACTGA
- the mftG gene encoding mycofactocin dehydrogenase MftG → MASSAGSAEFPESADVVVVGGGSCGSVLAGRLSEDPNRDVVLVESGPGHRIPAEFPPELVDAGVLPVGPDSRWIWPYPVELTSGRAGWIARGRVLGGSGAVNGGYFVRAQVGDFDHWPASWSYEHVLPFFRAIETDADFGGPWHGAGGPIPVRREPPERWHPISVAFADVAHAAGHPDDPDKNAPGSHGIGPVPLNIRDGVRVGPASAYLLPNLGRPNLTIRSDTTVTRVLFSGPQVVGLEVATDSEVCMIRTSTVILTAGAVATPHLLMLSGVGDAGHLSELGIPVVVDLPAVGTEFTDHPEVVVPYEYRQPLERTRQTPALQVTLNTDDIEIRPYTASFGDLIPGSGIGKPCLGVVLMKPRSRGEIRLVSADPADAPRVSYRYLESDEDRRALREAVTHAADLMHRGPMRRLLEPERIEMSDVWLADHLGTSLHLSGSCRMGSDEHSSVVDDRCRVHGVDGLFVVDTSILPSVPSRGPHATAVMVAERASTFL, encoded by the coding sequence GTGGCGTCGTCCGCGGGGTCCGCGGAGTTCCCGGAATCCGCCGATGTCGTCGTGGTGGGCGGAGGCTCGTGCGGCAGCGTCCTCGCCGGTCGGCTCAGCGAGGATCCGAACCGGGACGTCGTGCTGGTCGAATCCGGGCCGGGTCATCGGATTCCGGCGGAGTTCCCGCCCGAGCTGGTCGACGCGGGTGTCCTGCCGGTGGGGCCGGACAGCCGCTGGATCTGGCCCTACCCGGTGGAGTTGACGAGCGGTCGGGCCGGGTGGATCGCCCGGGGCCGGGTGCTCGGCGGTTCGGGTGCCGTCAACGGCGGCTACTTCGTGCGGGCGCAGGTGGGGGACTTCGACCACTGGCCGGCGTCGTGGTCGTACGAGCATGTGCTGCCGTTCTTCCGGGCGATCGAGACCGACGCGGACTTCGGCGGCCCGTGGCACGGGGCCGGCGGCCCCATCCCGGTCCGGCGCGAACCACCGGAGCGGTGGCATCCGATCAGCGTCGCGTTCGCCGATGTCGCGCACGCCGCCGGGCATCCCGACGACCCCGACAAGAACGCCCCCGGCTCACACGGGATCGGGCCGGTGCCGTTGAACATCCGGGACGGCGTCCGGGTGGGTCCCGCGTCGGCCTATCTGCTGCCGAATCTCGGCCGACCCAACCTCACCATCCGGTCCGACACCACCGTCACCCGTGTCCTCTTCTCCGGGCCACAGGTGGTGGGGCTCGAGGTGGCCACCGACTCCGAGGTGTGCATGATCCGCACGTCGACGGTGATCCTCACCGCCGGTGCCGTGGCGACGCCGCACCTGCTGATGCTCTCCGGTGTCGGCGACGCCGGGCACCTGTCGGAGTTGGGCATCCCGGTGGTGGTGGACCTGCCGGCGGTGGGCACGGAGTTCACCGATCATCCCGAGGTCGTGGTGCCGTACGAGTACCGGCAGCCGCTCGAACGAACCCGGCAGACGCCGGCTCTGCAGGTGACGCTCAACACCGACGACATCGAGATACGCCCCTACACGGCGTCGTTCGGCGACCTCATCCCCGGGTCGGGGATCGGAAAGCCCTGCCTGGGGGTCGTTCTCATGAAGCCGCGCAGCCGCGGAGAGATCCGGCTGGTGTCGGCCGACCCGGCCGACGCACCACGGGTGTCGTATCGCTACCTCGAGTCCGACGAGGATCGGAGGGCGTTGCGGGAGGCGGTGACGCATGCCGCCGACCTCATGCACCGGGGTCCGATGCGTCGCCTCCTCGAGCCCGAACGGATCGAGATGTCGGACGTTTGGCTGGCCGATCATCTCGGCACCTCGCTGCACCTGTCGGGCAGTTGCCGGATGGGCTCCGACGAGCACTCGTCGGTGGTCGACGATCGGTGCCGAGTGCACGGTGTCGACGGTTTGTTCGTCGTCGACACGTCGATCCTGCCCTCCGTCCCGAGCCGCGGACCGCACGCCACGGCGGTCATGGTGGCTGAACGTGCCAGTACCTTCCTCTGA
- the exaC gene encoding acetaldehyde dehydrogenase ExaC produces MSIYDRPGSPDALMSFESRYGNWISGEWVPPVKGLYFENPTPVTGQPFCEVPRSTAEDIELALDAAHAAAPAWGQTSVAERALILHKIADRMEEHLEKLALAESWDNGKPIRECLNADIPLAIDHFRYFAGAIRAQEGTLSEIDADTVAYHFREPLGVVGQIIPWNFPILMASWKLAPALAAGNAVVLKPAEQTPASVLYLLSIIGDLIPPGVVNVVNGFGVEAGKPLAASPRIRKIAFTGETTTGRLIMQYAAQNLIPVSLELGGKSPNIFFSDVLSANDDFQDKALEGFTMFVLNQGEVCTCPSRALIQADIFDEFLALAKVRSKAVRQGNPLDTETMIGAQASNDQLEKILSYIEIGKDEGARLVTGGRRAELGGDLSGGFYVQPTIFTGTNDMRIFQEEIFGPVVSVTSFADYDEAISIANDTLYGLGAGVWTRDGTIAYRAGRAIQAGRVWTNTYHRYPAHAAFGGYKQSGIGRENHQMMLDHYQQTKNLLVSYTPKAQGFF; encoded by the coding sequence ATGAGCATCTACGACCGGCCGGGCTCACCGGATGCCCTGATGTCCTTCGAGTCGCGGTACGGCAACTGGATCAGCGGCGAGTGGGTGCCACCGGTGAAGGGCCTGTACTTCGAGAACCCGACTCCGGTCACGGGCCAGCCGTTCTGCGAGGTTCCGCGCTCCACCGCGGAGGACATCGAGTTGGCGCTCGACGCGGCCCACGCCGCGGCGCCGGCGTGGGGACAGACGTCGGTGGCCGAGCGGGCGCTGATCCTGCACAAGATCGCCGACCGGATGGAAGAGCACCTCGAGAAGCTCGCGCTCGCCGAATCGTGGGACAACGGCAAACCGATTCGCGAGTGCCTGAACGCCGACATTCCCCTGGCGATCGACCATTTCCGCTACTTCGCGGGCGCGATCCGGGCGCAGGAGGGCACGCTGTCGGAGATCGACGCCGACACCGTCGCCTACCACTTCCGTGAACCCCTCGGCGTCGTCGGCCAGATCATCCCGTGGAATTTTCCGATCCTCATGGCGTCGTGGAAGCTCGCCCCGGCGCTCGCGGCGGGCAACGCCGTCGTCCTCAAGCCCGCCGAGCAGACGCCCGCCTCGGTGCTGTACCTCCTCTCGATCATCGGCGACCTGATTCCGCCGGGAGTCGTCAACGTCGTCAACGGGTTCGGGGTCGAGGCCGGAAAGCCGCTCGCGGCGAGCCCGCGGATCAGGAAGATCGCGTTCACCGGCGAGACCACCACGGGCCGCCTGATCATGCAGTACGCGGCACAGAACCTGATCCCGGTCAGTCTGGAACTCGGCGGCAAGAGCCCCAACATCTTCTTCTCCGACGTCCTTTCCGCGAACGACGACTTCCAGGACAAGGCGCTCGAGGGCTTCACGATGTTCGTCCTGAACCAGGGCGAGGTGTGCACCTGCCCGTCGCGCGCGCTCATCCAGGCGGACATCTTCGACGAGTTCCTCGCGCTCGCGAAGGTGCGGTCCAAGGCCGTCCGGCAGGGCAACCCGCTCGACACCGAGACGATGATCGGCGCGCAGGCGTCGAACGATCAGCTCGAGAAGATCCTGTCGTACATCGAGATCGGCAAGGACGAGGGCGCCCGCCTGGTCACCGGAGGTCGGCGAGCCGAACTGGGCGGCGACCTGTCCGGCGGGTTCTACGTGCAGCCGACGATCTTCACCGGCACCAACGACATGCGGATCTTCCAGGAGGAGATCTTCGGTCCGGTCGTGTCGGTGACGTCGTTCGCCGACTACGACGAGGCCATCTCGATCGCGAACGACACCCTCTACGGCCTCGGAGCGGGCGTGTGGACGCGGGACGGCACGATCGCATACCGGGCCGGACGCGCTATCCAGGCCGGTCGGGTGTGGACCAACACCTACCACCGGTATCCGGCGCACGCGGCGTTCGGCGGCTACAAGCAGTCCGGCATCGGCCGCGAGAACCACCAGATGATGCTCGACCACTACCAACAGACGAAGAACCTGCTCGTCAGCTACACACCGAAGGCGCAGGGCTTCTTCTGA
- a CDS encoding DUF779 domain-containing protein, whose translation MSAPAPPRVVVTAAAAALLRHLADVHGPLMVHQSGGCCDGSAPMCFPLGEFVVGDHDVLLSVLDLSLGVGEVPVGTAEDEDAVPVWISGPQFDTWQHTQLVLDVVPGRGAGFSLEAPEGVRLLSRGRVFDDAERAALAARPPVVGAEWARGRRPDPEALPVIVASAVREESE comes from the coding sequence GTGAGCGCGCCGGCACCGCCGCGGGTGGTCGTCACGGCGGCCGCGGCGGCCCTGCTCCGGCATCTCGCGGACGTCCACGGCCCGCTCATGGTGCACCAGTCCGGCGGGTGCTGCGATGGCTCGGCACCGATGTGCTTTCCACTGGGCGAGTTCGTCGTCGGGGACCACGACGTGCTGCTCAGCGTCCTCGACCTGAGCCTCGGTGTGGGGGAGGTCCCGGTCGGGACGGCCGAGGACGAGGACGCAGTGCCGGTGTGGATCTCGGGTCCGCAGTTCGACACGTGGCAGCACACCCAACTCGTCCTGGACGTCGTCCCGGGCCGGGGCGCGGGATTCAGCCTCGAGGCGCCCGAGGGGGTCCGGCTGCTCAGCCGCGGTCGCGTCTTCGACGACGCGGAGCGGGCCGCCCTGGCCGCGCGGCCTCCCGTCGTCGGCGCGGAGTGGGCGCGCGGCCGCCGCCCCGACCCCGAGGCGCTTCCCGTGATCGTCGCGTCCGCCGTGCGTGAGGAGTCCGAATGA
- a CDS encoding SMI1/KNR4 family protein, whose protein sequence is MTLGAELVARIERAVEIYGPGQPIPSDELRDRLQAAGLVPDEDYVEFVGRWGGCFVGVSVHAWNNAAILGRESCIELTAWAREAYGSLIDGVVIADDGSGNPMWIAADGTVRLVDHDNGNTVVQLAPDFGTLLADNVHA, encoded by the coding sequence ATGACGCTGGGTGCCGAACTCGTCGCGCGCATCGAACGGGCGGTGGAGATCTACGGTCCCGGACAGCCCATTCCGTCCGACGAGCTCCGCGATCGACTGCAGGCCGCGGGTCTGGTGCCGGACGAGGACTACGTGGAGTTCGTGGGCCGCTGGGGCGGCTGTTTCGTAGGCGTGTCCGTCCATGCGTGGAACAACGCCGCGATCCTGGGGCGGGAAAGCTGCATCGAGCTGACCGCCTGGGCGCGTGAGGCATACGGGTCTCTCATAGACGGTGTGGTGATCGCCGATGACGGCTCCGGGAATCCGATGTGGATCGCCGCCGACGGAACGGTCCGCCTCGTCGACCACGACAACGGCAACACGGTCGTGCAACTCGCACCCGATTTCGGAACGCTCCTCGCGGACAACGTCCACGCCTGA
- a CDS encoding GAF domain-containing protein, which yields MAQREPGPPRNPWIAVRPGDDVGVLAERTSWAHQRFVESAPTDAETETVRDVVHASWVRSRGNGVSPDLVDDEVVLDGKALEEYRAAHPLAAIRPVVRKLLVEDAADTGLLVAMSDAAGRLLWIEGDTSAKDRALDINFVEGSDWSEDRVGTNAPGTALALDHSVQIFAAEHFNRAMHAWSCSAAPVHDPVTGRIVGALDITGGPRVAVPEALALVRATAVAVEAELRLQALAAPRPVTASTPRLEVLGSHRPTLVVDGERHELPRRHAEILLLLAEHPEGLGADHLAVLLDEVELDAVTVRAEMSRLRKVFGAHRLGSRPYRLLTPLDTDVGEVRSYLDRGDVSSALRLYDGPVLAGSEAPGVAEVRDDLRARMRATVLRAGDTRLLATWTKSIHGRQDLAAWAAYLLTLDPASALHAQVEAHVRLLDRRFGGGAWR from the coding sequence ATGGCACAGCGTGAACCCGGACCGCCGCGCAATCCGTGGATTGCGGTGCGTCCGGGCGATGACGTCGGTGTGCTCGCCGAGCGCACGTCCTGGGCCCATCAACGGTTCGTGGAGTCGGCTCCGACCGACGCGGAAACCGAGACCGTGCGCGACGTCGTGCACGCATCGTGGGTGCGCAGCCGCGGCAACGGTGTGAGCCCCGACCTCGTCGACGACGAGGTGGTGCTCGACGGCAAGGCGCTCGAAGAGTACCGCGCCGCGCATCCGCTCGCAGCGATCCGTCCGGTCGTCCGGAAACTGCTCGTCGAGGACGCCGCCGACACCGGTCTGCTCGTCGCGATGAGCGACGCCGCGGGCCGACTGTTGTGGATCGAGGGGGACACCTCGGCCAAGGACCGTGCGCTGGACATCAACTTCGTCGAGGGTTCGGACTGGAGCGAGGATCGCGTGGGCACGAATGCGCCCGGCACCGCGCTTGCGCTCGATCACAGCGTTCAGATCTTCGCGGCCGAGCACTTCAACCGGGCCATGCACGCGTGGAGTTGTTCGGCGGCGCCGGTGCACGATCCGGTCACCGGTCGGATCGTCGGCGCGCTCGACATCACCGGCGGGCCCCGGGTCGCGGTGCCCGAGGCACTCGCCCTCGTCCGGGCGACGGCCGTCGCCGTCGAGGCCGAACTCCGATTACAGGCGCTCGCGGCGCCCCGGCCGGTGACGGCGTCGACTCCGCGTCTCGAGGTGCTGGGCTCGCATCGCCCGACGCTGGTGGTCGACGGCGAGCGGCACGAACTGCCGCGGCGGCACGCCGAGATCCTGCTGCTGCTGGCCGAGCACCCCGAGGGGCTGGGTGCGGACCATCTCGCGGTGCTGCTCGACGAGGTGGAACTCGACGCGGTCACGGTCCGCGCCGAGATGTCGAGGTTGCGCAAGGTCTTCGGGGCGCATCGGCTGGGCTCGCGGCCGTACCGGCTGCTCACCCCACTCGACACGGACGTCGGTGAGGTGCGGTCGTACCTCGACCGCGGGGACGTCTCGTCGGCGCTGCGCCTGTACGACGGGCCGGTCCTGGCGGGGTCGGAAGCACCCGGGGTCGCGGAGGTCCGGGACGATCTCCGGGCCCGGATGCGGGCGACCGTGCTGCGCGCCGGGGACACGCGCCTGCTCGCGACGTGGACCAAGTCCATCCACGGCCGCCAGGACCTGGCGGCATGGGCGGCGTACCTGCTGACGCTCGACCCGGCCTCGGCGCTGCACGCGCAGGTCGAGGCGCACGTGCGCCTGCTCGACCGCCGCTTCGGCGGGGGCGCGTGGCGTTAG
- a CDS encoding SDR family NAD(P)-dependent oxidoreductase has protein sequence MRADSHGRPVATTVGLFGDVFPLGVFGESGGLGIAHPGQPVGVYGEILWRVVDSGDAGDGAHGLGDVAEVCGVEDGLRPDVGVVVGGDALSGMEELAMTASKYGASTTAAEVIRDVDMHGRSVLVTGASSGIGVETARALASAGAEVTMAVRNVEAGAKVAAAITEKLPAGTTAPKVVRLDLADLASVAEVVRAWDGPLHVLVNNAGVMALPQLTRTAAGYEMQFATNHLGHFALTSGLHKWLAAADGARVVAVASIGHLFSPVVFDDLHYRFRPYDQWTSYGQSKSAIVLFAVDAARRWADDGITANALMPGNIASTALARHMGPDDLANFGQQTELSLPPVKTIEQGAATSVLLAACPDVEGITGRYYEDCAQAPVIHERAGHTGGVAPYALDQSNAERLWQISTELTS, from the coding sequence GTGCGCGCCGACAGCCATGGGAGACCTGTAGCGACGACAGTCGGTTTGTTTGGTGATGTGTTCCCACTGGGCGTATTCGGCGAGTCGGGCGGTCTGGGTATCGCGCACCCAGGTCAGCCCGTCGGTGTTTATGGCGAGATACTTTGGCGGGTAGTCGATTCCGGTGATGCCGGCGACGGCGCCCATGGACTTGGCGATGTTGCCGAAGTGTGCGGTGTCGAAGATGGTCTTCGTCCTGACGTAGGTGTCGTCGTAGGCGGGGATGCGCTCAGCGGCATGGAGGAGTTGGCAATGACTGCAAGCAAATACGGAGCCTCGACGACGGCCGCTGAGGTGATCCGCGACGTGGATATGCATGGACGAAGCGTGTTGGTCACGGGCGCCAGTTCCGGGATCGGCGTGGAGACCGCCCGCGCTCTGGCATCAGCGGGCGCCGAGGTGACCATGGCGGTGCGCAATGTCGAGGCCGGCGCCAAGGTCGCCGCCGCGATCACCGAGAAGCTGCCGGCAGGCACTACTGCGCCGAAGGTGGTGCGGCTGGACCTCGCCGACCTCGCATCGGTGGCCGAGGTTGTTCGGGCCTGGGACGGACCGCTACATGTCCTGGTCAACAACGCTGGTGTGATGGCGTTGCCGCAACTCACCCGGACCGCAGCTGGCTACGAAATGCAGTTCGCTACGAACCATCTCGGACATTTTGCGCTGACAAGTGGTCTACACAAGTGGCTGGCTGCGGCGGACGGCGCCCGCGTCGTGGCCGTCGCCTCAATCGGGCATCTGTTCTCGCCGGTGGTCTTCGACGACCTGCACTATCGATTCCGCCCCTACGATCAGTGGACGTCCTACGGGCAGTCCAAGTCCGCCATTGTGCTATTCGCTGTCGACGCCGCGCGACGATGGGCCGACGACGGCATCACTGCGAACGCTCTCATGCCCGGAAACATCGCCAGTACCGCGCTCGCGCGGCATATGGGGCCCGACGATCTGGCCAACTTCGGTCAGCAGACCGAATTATCGCTGCCTCCAGTCAAGACGATTGAGCAGGGCGCGGCCACCTCCGTGCTACTCGCCGCGTGCCCGGACGTCGAGGGCATCACCGGTCGCTACTACGAAGACTGCGCACAGGCGCCAGTGATACATGAGCGGGCCGGTCACACCGGCGGCGTCGCCCCCTATGCGCTAGACCAAAGTAACGCCGAGCGACTCTGGCAGATCTCCACCGAGCTGACTAGCTGA
- the adhP gene encoding alcohol dehydrogenase AdhP, with amino-acid sequence MTETMKAAVVREFGKPLSIEDVPVPAPGRHQALVKVRSSGVCHTDLHAAKGDWPVKPTPPFIPGHEGYGEIVALGEGDTDLGVGDLVGNAWLWSACLECRYCRTGWETLCEKQVNGGYTVDGSFAEYMLVDTRFAPRVLAGADPIEVAPVLCAGVTVYKGLKVADLIPGQWVTISGIGGLGHVAVQYATAMGLRVAAVDVADSKLALAARHGAEVLVNAREEDPVQRIREATGGTDAVLVTAVNPAAFRQAIGMARRGGTIVFVGLPPGEVPTPIFDTVLEGLTLRGSIVGTRQDMVEALDFYARGTIHPTVHTRRLEDINDIFDELDRGMVDGRIVLDFA; translated from the coding sequence ATGACCGAGACGATGAAGGCCGCCGTCGTGCGCGAGTTCGGCAAGCCCCTGAGCATCGAGGACGTTCCCGTCCCGGCGCCCGGACGGCACCAGGCCCTCGTGAAGGTTCGGTCGAGCGGTGTCTGTCATACGGATCTGCATGCGGCCAAGGGGGATTGGCCGGTCAAGCCGACGCCGCCGTTCATCCCCGGGCACGAGGGCTACGGCGAGATCGTGGCGTTGGGCGAGGGGGACACCGACCTCGGGGTGGGCGATCTGGTCGGCAACGCGTGGCTGTGGTCGGCATGCCTCGAGTGCCGGTACTGCCGCACCGGGTGGGAGACGCTGTGCGAGAAGCAGGTCAACGGCGGCTACACGGTCGACGGGTCGTTCGCCGAGTACATGCTGGTCGACACCCGGTTCGCGCCGCGGGTCCTCGCGGGCGCGGATCCGATCGAGGTGGCGCCGGTGCTGTGCGCGGGGGTCACGGTCTACAAGGGCCTGAAGGTCGCCGACCTGATTCCGGGCCAGTGGGTGACGATCTCCGGGATCGGCGGACTGGGCCATGTCGCCGTGCAGTACGCGACGGCGATGGGATTGCGGGTCGCGGCGGTCGACGTCGCCGACTCGAAACTGGCGCTCGCCGCTCGCCACGGAGCGGAGGTGCTCGTCAACGCGCGCGAGGAGGATCCGGTCCAGCGGATCCGGGAGGCCACCGGCGGCACCGACGCCGTCCTCGTCACCGCGGTGAACCCGGCTGCGTTCAGGCAGGCGATCGGCATGGCCCGGCGCGGCGGCACCATCGTCTTCGTGGGGTTGCCACCGGGCGAGGTCCCCACCCCGATCTTCGACACCGTCCTCGAGGGGTTGACCCTGCGGGGTTCGATCGTCGGCACCCGGCAGGACATGGTCGAGGCGCTCGACTTCTATGCCCGCGGCACGATCCATCCGACCGTGCACACGCGCCGCCTCGAGGACATCAACGACATCTTCGACGAACTCGACCGCGGGATGGTCGACGGCCGCATCGTCCTGGACTTCGCGTGA